One genomic region from Xiphophorus couchianus chromosome 21, X_couchianus-1.0, whole genome shotgun sequence encodes:
- the socs6a gene encoding suppressor of cytokine signaling 6, whose amino-acid sequence MKKISLKTIRKSLSIKGKEEGDFVMLQQPSVTTEFSKEESLFGGCYTKDLSGCDLGCEDEKGGQNKSRSKSEGLMGSLKRRLSAKQKAKAKGGSSALCSADDDDNFSSSSVPISNEVKAQRPLRSASLRSHHYSPSPWPLRPVNSDEACIKMEVKVKAMVHSPCPSPTLNGVHKEFHNFQMEGLFQDQAESIKYLQQPQNGELHLNIDENDVPVVLGLTPQDYIQYTMPSDDGMYPEGSHSFCLDSSTPMEVVTEADSRSLHTEQGQDEHELVNGMPADLFMETSVNSILLGSAGMVLQSSRVEVPPPLSPLLPPMTSNGHIPRTFSSFSSTDSQVAERVRHHLNFDPNSAPGVSRVYDSVQSSGPMVVTSLTEELKKLARQGWYWGPITRWEAEEKLINLADGSFLVRDSSDDRYLLSLSFRSQSKTLHTRIEHSNGRFSFYEQPDVEGHTSIVDLIEHSIRDSENGAFCYSRSRLPGSATYPVRLTNPVSRFMQVRSLQYLCRFVIRQYTRIDLIQKLPLPNKMKDYLQEKHY is encoded by the coding sequence ATGAAGAAGATAAGCCTTAAGACGATCCGCAAGTCCCTCAGCATAAAGGGCAAAGAGGAGGGTGACTTTGTCATGCTCCAGCAGCCTTCAGTGACAACAGAGTTTTCTAAGGAGGAATCACTTTTTGGAGGCTGCTACACCAAAGACCTTTCAGGGTGTGATCTTGGTTGTGAGGACGAGAAAGGAGGCCAAAATAAAAGTCGATCGAAGAGTGAGGGCCTAATGGGTTCGTTAAAGAGGAGGCTGTCTGCCAAACAAAAGGCAAAAGCAAAAGGTGGCTCATCAGCTTTGTGTTCGGCAGATGACGACGACAACTTTTCGTCATCTTCTGTTCCCATCAGCAATGAAGTAAAAGCCCAGAGACCCCTCAGATCCGCATCGTTGCGGAGTCACCATTACAGCCCCTCGCCGTGGCCTCTGCGACCGGTCAACTCTGACGAGGCATGCATCAAGATGGAGGTAAAGGTTAAAGCCATGGTCCACTCTCCTTGCCCGAGTCCCACCTTAAATGGTGTTCATAAAGAATTTCATAACTTCCAGATGGAAGGGCTCTTTCAGGACCAAGCAGAGTCCATAAAGTATCTCCAACAACCACAAAACGGTGAGCTGCATCTAAACATCGACGAAAATGATGTGCCTGTGGTGCTGGGGTTGACGCCCCAGGACTATATCCAGTACACAATGCCTTCAGATGATGGAATGTACCCAGAAGGGTCCCACTCCTTTTGCCTAGATAGTTCTACTCCCATGGAGGTAGTGACAGAGGCAGACAGCAGGTCCCTCCACACGGAGCAGGGACAGGACGAGCATGAACTGGTTAATGGGATGCCTGCGGACCTCTTTATGGAAACCTCAGTTAATAGTATTCTTTTAGGTTCTGCTGGTATGGTGCTCCAAAGCTCTCGGGTGGAAGTCCCACCTCCCCTCAGCCCCCTTCTGCCACCCATGACAAGTAACGGACACATCCCTAGGACTTTTTCCAGCTTCAGCTCTACAGACAGCCAGGTAGCAGAGAGGGTAAGACACCACCTTAACTTTGACCCAAATTCAGCTCCTGGAGTCAGTCGAGTGTACGATTCAGTCCAGAGCAGTGGACCGATGGTCGTGACCAGTCTGACCGAGGAGCTTAAGAAGCTTGCAAGGCAGGGCTGGTACTGGGGTCCAATCACACGGTGGGAGGCAGAGGAGAAGCTGATCAACTTGGCCGACGGTTCGTTCCTGGTCAGAGACAGCTCAGACGACAGGTACCTGCTCAGCCTGAGCTTCCGATCGCAGAGCAAAACCCTTCACACACGCATCGAACACTCCAACGGACGCTTCAGCTTCTACGAGCAGCCTGATGTCGAGGGTCACACATCAATCGTTGATTTAATTGAACACTCCATTAGAGACTCAGAAAACGGAGCCTTTTGTTATTCCAGGTCTCGCCTTCCAGGGTCTGCAACCTATCCCGTCAGACTAACCAACCCAGTATCTCGGTTTATGCAAGTGCGTTCCCTGCAGTATCTTTGCCGCTTTGTCATTAGACAATACACAAGGATAGACCTCATCCAGAAACTGCCCTTACCCAACAAGATGAAAGATTACCTACAGGAGAAGCACTACTGA